The following proteins come from a genomic window of Alnus glutinosa chromosome 10, dhAlnGlut1.1, whole genome shotgun sequence:
- the LOC133879536 gene encoding uncharacterized protein At1g43920, Chloroplastic-like: MSCSMNSEATSVEPMCRCGLPAPLKTSFTEDNFGRLFYGCVNFEAGRSCGFFQWKDSDMCDHAKRVMGRLQHRDAMLNKEVIELKAKLEIETIRYDMQVKVSKTTSHLLAFSWIFFVVFVAVFWGQYHGAGHLYYKRLP; the protein is encoded by the exons ATGTCTTGTTCAATGAATAGCGAAGCAACCTCTGTGGAGCCCATGTGTCGTTGTGGACTTCCGGCACCTTTGAAGACCTCCTTCACTGAGGATAATTTCGGCCGGTTGTTCTACGGTTGTGTTAACTTTGAG GCCGGTCGCTCTTGTGGATTCTTCCAATGGAAAGATAGTGACATGTGTGACCATGCTAAACGAGTGATGGGTCGTTTGCAACATAGGGACGCGATGCTGAACAAAGAGGTTATAGAGTTGAAGGCCAAGCTAGAGATTGAAACAATTCGATATGACATGCAAGTGAAAGTTTCAAAGACAACTAGTCAtcttttggcattttcttggattttttttgttgtctttgtaGCTGTATTTTGGGGCCAGTATCATGGTGCAGGACATTTGTATTACAAACGGCTACCATGA